A stretch of Pseudomonas sp. LS.1a DNA encodes these proteins:
- the aroC gene encoding chorismate synthase, which produces MSGNTYGKLFTVTTAGESHGPALVAIVDGCPPGLEISLADLQHDLDRRKPGTSRHTTQRQEADEVEILSGVFEGRTTGCSIGLLIRNTDQKSKDYSAIKDLFRPAHADYTYHHKYGIRDYRGGGRSSARETAMRVAAGAIAKKYLATQGITVRGYMSQLGPIEIPFQTWESVEQNAFFSPDPSKVPELEAYMDQLRRDQDSVGAKITVVAEGVMPGLGEPIFDRLDAELAHALMSINAVKGVEIGAGFASVAQRGTEHRDELTPEGFLSNNAGGILGGISSGQPIVAHLALKPTSSITTPGRSIDIDGNPVDVVTKGRHDPCVGIRATPIAEAMMAIVLMDHLLRHRAQNADVKVNTPVLGQL; this is translated from the coding sequence ATGTCCGGCAATACCTACGGCAAGCTGTTCACTGTCACCACCGCTGGCGAGAGCCATGGCCCGGCGTTGGTCGCCATTGTCGATGGATGCCCACCAGGCCTGGAAATTTCCCTCGCCGACCTGCAGCACGACCTCGACCGGCGCAAGCCCGGCACCAGCCGTCACACCACCCAGCGCCAGGAAGCCGATGAGGTGGAAATCCTCTCCGGTGTGTTCGAAGGCCGCACCACCGGCTGCTCGATCGGCCTGCTGATCCGCAACACCGACCAGAAGTCCAAGGACTACTCGGCGATCAAGGACCTGTTCCGCCCGGCCCACGCCGACTACACCTACCACCACAAGTACGGCATCCGCGACTACCGCGGCGGTGGCCGTAGCTCGGCCCGCGAAACCGCCATGCGCGTAGCTGCCGGTGCCATCGCCAAGAAGTACCTGGCCACCCAGGGCATCACCGTGCGCGGCTACATGAGCCAGCTGGGCCCGATCGAAATCCCGTTCCAGACCTGGGAGTCGGTGGAGCAGAACGCTTTCTTCAGCCCTGACCCGAGCAAGGTGCCGGAGCTGGAGGCCTACATGGACCAGCTGCGCCGTGACCAGGACTCGGTGGGCGCCAAGATCACCGTGGTCGCCGAAGGCGTGATGCCGGGCCTGGGCGAGCCTATCTTCGACCGCCTCGACGCCGAACTGGCCCACGCGCTGATGAGCATCAACGCGGTCAAGGGCGTGGAAATCGGCGCCGGCTTCGCCAGCGTGGCCCAGCGCGGCACCGAGCACCGTGACGAGCTGACCCCGGAAGGCTTCCTCAGCAACAACGCTGGCGGCATCCTCGGCGGTATTTCTTCGGGCCAGCCGATCGTTGCCCACCTGGCGCTGAAGCCGACCTCCAGCATCACCACCCCGGGCCGCTCCATCGACATCGACGGCAACCCGGTGGACGTCGTCACCAAAGGCCGCCACGACCCGTGCGTGGGCATCCGCGCCACGCCGATCGCCGAGGCGATGATGGCCATCGTGCTGATGGACCACCTGCTGCGCCATCGTGCGCAGAATGCCGATGTGAAAGTGAATACCCCGGTGCTGGGCCAGCTCTGA
- a CDS encoding alpha/beta hydrolase — MMSRLVALFFLLCTGLAQAATPTVLQRPIDLDTGQGVLHGSLLLPEQATPPPVVLIIAGSGPTDRDGNNPASGRVDNLKRLALLLANEHIASVRYDKRGVAASQPATPDERDLSVERYVADVVAWSHKLKADPRFGPLILIGHSEGALIASLAAEQAGASAVITLAGSGRPLAEVLREQLAQRLPPAQLAGGSALLDRLQAGQTSLEVPAPLRQVFRPSVQPYLISLFQQNPAAAFARLPMPALIVQGRNDVQVGVVDAQRLKAAKPDAQLVLIDGMNHMLRISPKAMSQQRDSYLNPELPLARELGERIVTFIQHLPSA; from the coding sequence ATGATGTCGCGCCTCGTCGCCCTCTTCTTCCTGCTGTGCACCGGCCTGGCCCAGGCCGCCACCCCCACCGTGCTGCAACGCCCGATCGACCTCGACACCGGCCAGGGCGTGCTGCACGGCAGCCTGCTGCTGCCTGAACAGGCTACCCCGCCACCGGTGGTGCTGATCATCGCCGGCTCCGGCCCCACCGACCGTGACGGCAACAACCCGGCGTCAGGCCGGGTCGACAACCTCAAGCGCCTGGCCCTGCTGCTGGCCAACGAGCACATCGCCAGCGTGCGCTACGACAAGCGCGGGGTGGCCGCCAGCCAGCCGGCCACGCCCGACGAGCGTGACCTCAGCGTGGAGCGCTACGTGGCCGACGTGGTCGCCTGGAGCCACAAACTCAAGGCCGACCCGCGCTTTGGCCCACTGATCCTGATCGGCCACAGCGAGGGCGCGCTGATCGCCAGCCTGGCCGCCGAGCAGGCCGGCGCCAGCGCGGTGATCACCCTGGCCGGCAGCGGCCGGCCGCTGGCCGAAGTGCTGCGCGAACAACTGGCCCAACGCCTGCCACCGGCACAACTGGCCGGTGGCAGCGCCCTGCTCGACCGCCTGCAGGCCGGGCAGACCAGCCTGGAGGTGCCGGCGCCGCTGCGCCAGGTGTTCCGCCCCAGCGTGCAGCCCTACCTGATTTCGCTGTTCCAGCAGAACCCGGCGGCGGCCTTCGCCCGCCTGCCAATGCCCGCACTGATCGTGCAGGGGCGCAACGATGTGCAGGTGGGCGTGGTCGACGCCCAACGACTGAAAGCGGCCAAGCCGGATGCGCAGCTGGTGCTGATCGATGGCATGAACCACATGCTGCGCATCAGCCCCAAGGCGATGAGCCAGCAGCGCGACAGCTACCTCAACCCCGAACTGCCGCTGGCGCGGGAGCTGGGTGAACGGATTGTGACGTTCATCCAGCATTTGCCTTCAGCGTGA
- a CDS encoding PLDc N-terminal domain-containing protein produces the protein MGSTFNSLVGLIILALDIWAILNVIKSGSEVGIKVLWILLIALLPVVGLVIWAIAGPRGNVRI, from the coding sequence ATGGGTTCGACGTTCAACAGCCTGGTCGGGCTGATCATCCTGGCGCTGGATATCTGGGCCATCCTCAATGTGATCAAGAGCGGCAGCGAAGTGGGCATCAAGGTGTTGTGGATCTTGCTGATCGCCTTGCTGCCGGTGGTGGGCCTGGTGATCTGGGCGATTGCCGGGCCGCGGGGGAATGTGCGGATCTGA
- a CDS encoding DUF3509 domain-containing protein, with protein MDLIQEKFVSVFSAYQVNTQARPDGGVLLTLRAADGKVTRRVLTYAQLHSAEQLSWAISAIRRDLAEQASELPVISMLQSQQRFALPTYR; from the coding sequence ATGGACCTCATCCAGGAAAAGTTCGTTTCGGTATTTTCGGCCTACCAGGTAAATACCCAGGCCCGCCCCGACGGCGGTGTGCTACTGACCCTGCGCGCTGCTGATGGCAAGGTTACCCGCCGGGTGCTGACCTATGCGCAACTGCACAGTGCCGAGCAGCTGTCCTGGGCGATCAGTGCGATTCGCCGGGATTTGGCCGAGCAGGCCAGTGAATTGCCGGTGATCTCGATGCTGCAGAGCCAGCAGCGGTTTGCCTTGCCGACTTATCGCTGA
- a CDS encoding ZIP family metal transporter, whose translation MNTPWLSAGLGLSLLAVVLLLAASLWNAVNGDHADNLHLAMLGGLSGFGATALGAVLAVVLRDVRARTQDVMLGFAAGMMLAASSFSLILPGLDAAREITGNGPAAAFTVVLGMGLGVLLMLGLDRFTPHEHESTGPCGPEAERISRVWLFVLAITLHNLPEGMAIGVSFANGDMNIGLPLTSAIAIQDIPEGLAVALALRATGLSSLKAALVAIGSGLMEPLGAVIGLGISTGFALAYPVSMGLAAGAMIFVVSHEVIPETHRNGHQTAATLGLMGGFAVMMFLDTALG comes from the coding sequence ATGAACACCCCCTGGCTCAGCGCCGGTCTGGGGTTGAGCCTGCTGGCGGTGGTGCTGCTGCTGGCCGCCAGCCTGTGGAACGCGGTGAACGGCGACCACGCCGACAACCTGCACCTGGCCATGCTGGGCGGGTTGTCCGGCTTTGGCGCCACGGCGCTGGGCGCGGTGCTGGCGGTGGTGCTGCGCGATGTGCGAGCGCGCACCCAGGACGTGATGCTGGGTTTTGCCGCCGGCATGATGCTGGCGGCCAGTTCGTTCTCGCTGATTCTGCCGGGCCTGGATGCCGCCCGCGAAATTACCGGCAACGGCCCGGCCGCGGCCTTTACCGTGGTGCTGGGCATGGGCCTGGGTGTGTTGCTGATGCTGGGCCTGGACCGCTTCACCCCGCATGAACACGAAAGCACCGGCCCGTGCGGCCCAGAGGCCGAGCGCATCAGCCGGGTGTGGTTGTTCGTGCTGGCGATTACCCTGCACAACCTGCCTGAGGGCATGGCCATTGGCGTGAGCTTTGCCAATGGCGACATGAACATCGGCCTGCCGCTGACCAGCGCCATCGCCATCCAGGACATCCCTGAGGGGCTGGCTGTGGCGCTGGCCTTGCGCGCAACCGGATTGTCGAGCCTGAAGGCCGCGCTGGTGGCGATCGGGTCGGGGCTGATGGAGCCGCTGGGCGCGGTGATCGGCCTGGGGATTTCGACCGGTTTTGCCTTGGCCTACCCGGTGAGCATGGGGCTGGCGGCGGGGGCGATGATCTTTGTGGTGAGCCACGAAGTGATTCCCGAAACCCACCGCAATGGCCACCAGACGGCCGCGACCCTGGGGTTGATGGGTGGGTTTGCGGTGATGATGTTCCTCGATACCGCGCTGGGCTGA
- a CDS encoding ankyrin repeat domain-containing protein produces MSSQPTPVAMTDDETAAFAEQVFERARQGDAQMLGRLLASGLAANLRNHKGDTLLMLASYHGHHDAVRVLLAHGADPLIANDNGQLPIAGAAFKGDLAMIRLLLEHGVPVDAAAQDGRTALMLAAMFNRSEILDYLLAQGADPARQDARGATALMAAQTMGAVDTAARLQALAG; encoded by the coding sequence ATGTCCAGCCAACCCACGCCCGTCGCCATGACCGACGATGAAACCGCTGCCTTCGCCGAGCAAGTGTTCGAACGTGCCCGCCAAGGCGATGCCCAGATGCTTGGGCGCCTGCTTGCCAGCGGCCTGGCGGCCAACCTGCGCAACCACAAGGGTGACACCCTGCTGATGCTGGCCAGCTACCACGGCCACCACGACGCGGTGCGCGTGCTGCTGGCGCACGGCGCCGACCCGCTGATTGCCAACGACAACGGTCAGTTGCCTATCGCCGGTGCCGCGTTCAAGGGGGACCTGGCCATGATCCGCCTGTTGCTGGAGCACGGCGTGCCAGTGGACGCCGCCGCGCAGGATGGCCGCACCGCACTGATGCTGGCGGCCATGTTCAACCGTAGCGAAATCCTCGACTACCTGCTGGCTCAGGGCGCCGACCCGGCTCGCCAGGATGCCCGCGGTGCCACCGCGCTGATGGCGGCGCAAACCATGGGGGCCGTGGACACCGCGGCACGCCTGCAAGCGCTGGCCGGCTAA
- a CDS encoding MFS transporter, which translates to MQPIPYWRLSSFYLFYFALLGSTAPFLALYFDHLGFSPARIGELVAIPMLMRCIAPNLWGWLGDRTGQRLLIVRLGALSTLATFALIFLGKSYAWLALVMALHAFFWHAVLPQFEVITLAHLHGQTARYSQVRLWGSIGFILTVVGLGRLFEWLSLDIYPVALVTIMAGIVAASLWVPNAQPVEQGERSGAGGFLQQLRAPGVIAFYACVALMQLSHGPYYTFLTLHLEHLGYARGAIGLLWALGVVAEVLVFMAMSRIFARFSVQRVLLASFVLAALRWLLLGNLAGEPAVLVFAQVLHAATFGCFHAASIAFVQGSFGARQQGQGQALYAALSGTGGALGALYSGYSWKLLGPTFTFGMASAAALAAAVIIALCSQPTRTRP; encoded by the coding sequence ATGCAACCAATCCCCTACTGGCGCCTGTCCAGCTTCTACCTGTTCTACTTCGCCCTGCTTGGTTCCACCGCCCCCTTCCTGGCGCTGTACTTCGACCACCTGGGCTTCTCCCCGGCGCGCATCGGCGAGCTGGTGGCCATCCCCATGCTCATGCGTTGCATTGCCCCCAACCTGTGGGGCTGGCTGGGTGACCGCACCGGCCAGCGCCTGCTGATCGTGCGCCTGGGCGCGTTGTCGACGCTGGCCACTTTCGCCCTGATCTTCCTTGGCAAAAGCTACGCCTGGCTGGCGCTGGTCATGGCCCTGCATGCATTCTTCTGGCATGCGGTGCTGCCGCAGTTCGAGGTCATCACCCTGGCCCACCTGCACGGGCAAACCGCGCGCTACAGCCAGGTGCGCCTGTGGGGCTCGATCGGTTTCATCCTCACCGTGGTCGGCCTGGGCCGACTGTTCGAGTGGCTGAGCCTGGATATCTACCCGGTGGCGCTGGTCACGATCATGGCCGGCATCGTCGCCGCCAGCCTGTGGGTACCCAATGCCCAGCCGGTGGAGCAGGGCGAGCGCAGCGGCGCGGGCGGCTTCCTGCAGCAGCTGCGGGCGCCGGGGGTGATCGCGTTCTACGCCTGCGTGGCACTGATGCAGCTCAGCCACGGGCCGTACTACACCTTCCTCACCCTGCACCTGGAGCACCTGGGCTATGCCCGTGGTGCCATCGGCTTGCTGTGGGCACTGGGGGTGGTGGCCGAAGTACTGGTGTTCATGGCCATGAGCCGCATCTTCGCGCGCTTTTCCGTGCAGCGGGTGCTGCTGGCCAGCTTCGTGCTGGCGGCGCTGCGCTGGCTGTTGCTGGGTAACCTGGCCGGCGAGCCGGCGGTGCTGGTGTTCGCCCAGGTGCTGCACGCGGCCACCTTCGGCTGCTTCCATGCCGCCAGCATCGCTTTTGTCCAGGGCAGCTTCGGCGCCCGCCAGCAGGGCCAGGGCCAGGCGCTGTATGCGGCGCTGTCGGGCACCGGCGGTGCGTTGGGGGCGTTGTATTCAGGCTACAGCTGGAAACTGCTGGGGCCCACCTTCACCTTTGGTATGGCCAGTGCCGCAGCCTTGGCTGCAGCCGTTATCATTGCCCTTTGTTCGCAACCGACCAGGACCCGCCCCTGA
- a CDS encoding oxidase, protein MSILSVFHPSSPELPNKVLTHHDDIAVTLAEQGVHFTHAEHGLRVRPGTAQDEVLEACRGHLDQLMTAHGSKAFVLLNRDGEAPAQVDVRDEHVHDADEVFAVVSGRAQVGLRVGEWVYSVLCEKGDQLVVPAGTRRWVELGDAPFCLALRLYGSEQGMQPRFTGDVTARAFQGIDEL, encoded by the coding sequence ATGAGCATTCTCAGCGTTTTCCACCCCTCCAGCCCGGAACTGCCGAACAAGGTGCTGACCCATCACGACGACATCGCCGTCACCCTGGCCGAGCAGGGCGTGCACTTTACCCATGCCGAGCATGGCCTGCGGGTGCGCCCGGGCACAGCCCAGGACGAGGTGCTGGAGGCCTGCCGCGGGCACCTGGACCAGTTGATGACGGCGCATGGCAGCAAGGCTTTCGTGTTGCTCAACCGTGACGGAGAGGCCCCGGCGCAGGTGGACGTGCGCGATGAGCACGTGCATGACGCCGACGAGGTGTTTGCCGTGGTCAGCGGGCGGGCGCAGGTTGGCCTGCGGGTGGGGGAGTGGGTGTATTCGGTGCTGTGCGAGAAGGGTGACCAGCTCGTGGTGCCGGCGGGGACCCGGCGCTGGGTTGAGCTGGGCGATGCGCCGTTTTGCCTGGCGTTGCGGCTGTATGGCAGCGAGCAGGGTATGCAACCGCGTTTTACCGGGGATGTGACGGCGCGGGCGTTCCAGGGCATCGACGAACTGTAA